A region from the Cystobacter ferrugineus genome encodes:
- a CDS encoding aldo/keto reductase: MGVPADGYSLRRLKIDHIDLYQMHHIDRATPWEEIWQAMEQLSREGKITYRLSRLSR; the protein is encoded by the coding sequence TTGGGTGTACCAGCCGATGGGTACAGCCTGCGCCGACTGAAGATCGATCATATCGATCTCTACCAGATGCATCACATCGACCGGGCGACGCCCTGGGAGGAAATCTGGCAAGCGATGGAGCAGCTGAGCCGCGAGGGAAAGATCACCTATCGCCTATCGCGTCTAAGTAGGTGA
- a CDS encoding phospholipase D-like domain-containing protein, translating to MFRFRSDLFLPLVLSLACTTPTRAVHSTPRPTDGPELVLVESSPVEARMDHPDIPDAWEVWPDMVNGATRSIDLAEFYLSNEPGSRLETVIQALEAAADRGVKVRVLAEEKFAKLYPETLERLAKRPGITVRRMDTAASMGGVLHAKYFVVDGREAYLGSQNFDWRSLEHIQELGLRVRVPGVVRALADVFEQDWALAGGEPKPTVSTSASGPFPARVEGGEVSVTPALSPQGYLPDPGTWDLPKLVGLIDGAKRSVRVQVLTYKTKGRDGTVFTDLEDALKRAAARGVTVELLVADWSKRKGTIEGLQALQAPPGLTVKLFTVPPWSGGFVPFGRVVHAKYLVVDGERAWVGTSNWEKDYFTQSRNVGVIVEGQSFARQLERFFSDNWTSPYASPVDPGATYTAPNISGSP from the coding sequence ATGTTCCGCTTCCGGAGTGACCTCTTCCTTCCTCTCGTGCTGTCCCTCGCGTGCACCACGCCGACCCGGGCGGTGCACTCCACTCCACGCCCCACCGACGGCCCCGAGCTGGTGCTCGTGGAAAGCAGCCCGGTGGAAGCACGGATGGATCACCCGGACATCCCCGATGCCTGGGAGGTCTGGCCAGACATGGTCAACGGAGCCACACGCTCGATTGACCTCGCCGAGTTCTATCTGAGCAACGAGCCGGGCAGCCGCCTGGAGACGGTGATTCAGGCCCTCGAGGCCGCGGCGGACCGGGGCGTGAAGGTGCGCGTGCTCGCCGAGGAGAAGTTCGCGAAGCTCTACCCGGAGACGCTCGAGCGGCTGGCGAAGCGGCCGGGCATCACCGTGCGGCGCATGGACACCGCCGCCTCCATGGGTGGCGTGCTGCACGCGAAGTACTTCGTCGTGGACGGGCGCGAGGCCTACCTGGGCAGCCAGAACTTCGACTGGCGCTCGCTGGAGCACATCCAGGAGCTGGGCCTGCGCGTGCGCGTCCCCGGCGTCGTGCGCGCGCTCGCGGATGTCTTCGAGCAGGACTGGGCCCTCGCGGGTGGAGAGCCGAAGCCCACCGTGTCCACCTCGGCAAGCGGTCCGTTCCCCGCCCGCGTCGAGGGAGGCGAGGTGTCGGTGACGCCCGCCCTGAGCCCCCAGGGCTATCTGCCCGACCCCGGCACGTGGGACCTGCCCAAGCTGGTGGGGCTCATCGATGGCGCGAAGCGCTCGGTGCGGGTGCAGGTGCTCACCTACAAGACGAAGGGACGCGATGGGACCGTCTTCACCGACCTGGAGGACGCGCTGAAGCGGGCCGCGGCGCGCGGGGTGACGGTGGAACTGCTCGTGGCCGATTGGAGCAAACGCAAGGGCACCATCGAGGGCCTTCAAGCCCTCCAGGCCCCGCCGGGATTGACGGTGAAGCTGTTCACCGTGCCGCCCTGGTCGGGAGGCTTCGTTCCCTTCGGGCGCGTGGTGCACGCCAAGTACCTGGTGGTGGACGGCGAGCGGGCGTGGGTGGGCACGAGCAACTGGGAGAAGGACTACTTCACCCAGAGCCGCAACGTGGGCGTCATCGTGGAGGGGCAGTCCTTCGCTCGCCAGCTCGAGCGCTTCTTCTCGGACAACTGGACGAGCCCATATGCCTCGCCCGTGGATCCCGGCGCCACGTACACCGCGCCCAACATCAGCGGCTCGCCATGA
- a CDS encoding SDR family oxidoreductase, translated as MNPTYDFKGQVALVTGAAMGMGLATARAFAQSGAAVVLADRDGALAAKEAAKIVEGGGIAIGVTCDVTDEAQIAAAVDRAVAEYGRLDMAFNNAGIQVPPSDAADEPAENFQRVTAVNQFGVWACMKHELRIMRAQGSGAIVNCSSLGGLVGLPQRAAYHGTKHAVLGMTKSAGVEYAPRGIRINAVCPGTIDTPMVQDMLKGQSDAMEEIMKQQSIGRLGRAEEVAAAVLWLCSPGASFVIGVGLPVDGGFTAH; from the coding sequence ATGAATCCCACGTACGACTTCAAGGGACAGGTGGCCCTGGTCACCGGCGCCGCGATGGGCATGGGGCTCGCCACGGCCCGTGCCTTCGCACAGAGCGGCGCGGCCGTGGTGCTGGCCGACCGCGACGGAGCTCTTGCCGCGAAGGAAGCGGCGAAGATCGTCGAGGGAGGTGGCATCGCGATCGGCGTGACTTGCGACGTGACCGACGAGGCGCAAATCGCCGCCGCGGTCGATAGGGCGGTCGCCGAATATGGCCGGCTCGACATGGCGTTCAACAATGCCGGCATCCAGGTGCCGCCGAGCGATGCCGCCGACGAACCGGCCGAGAACTTCCAGCGCGTGACGGCGGTCAACCAATTCGGCGTCTGGGCATGCATGAAGCACGAGCTGCGCATCATGCGCGCGCAAGGGTCGGGCGCGATCGTCAACTGCTCGTCGCTGGGCGGCCTGGTCGGCCTGCCCCAGCGCGCGGCCTACCACGGCACCAAGCACGCCGTGCTCGGCATGACCAAGAGCGCCGGTGTGGAGTATGCACCGCGCGGCATCCGTATCAATGCGGTCTGCCCCGGCACGATCGACACGCCGATGGTGCAGGACATGCTGAAGGGCCAGTCGGACGCGATGGAGGAGATCATGAAGCAGCAGTCGATCGGCCGCCTCGGCCGAGCCGAGGAGGTCGCGGCCGCCGTGCTATGGCTGTGCAGCCCGGGCGCGAGCTTCGTGATCGGCGTCGGCCTGCCGGTTGATGGCGGCTTCACCGCGCACTGA
- a CDS encoding sterol desaturase family protein — MNLILLSTPLFFVLMAVEWLGGRLQHRRVFRGTDVFANLCLGTAQTVFAAVSAGLLAGSYVTLYSLRFFDIPSTSAWAWVVLLLGTDFCYYWFHRASHQIHLFWAAHAPHHQSEDFNLSVALRQGPIQPLFSRVFYLPLALLGFPPAMFATAVALNTLYQFWVHTELIRTLGPLEWLFVTPSHHRVHHACNGRYLDKNHGGMLIVWDRMFGTFEAERERVTYGTVKPVRTFNPLVAALTPFRELAASIRRTPRFLDKLKVAFMPPGWTPPGVEATPSDVPPDRPRFEVHAPHRVALYVLLVGSLSLALILAFQVRISALSPVVRLAFVAWFLASLGGLGGVLEGRRWARPVEALRLVTVPFLIAAL, encoded by the coding sequence ATGAACCTCATCCTCCTGTCCACGCCCCTGTTCTTCGTATTGATGGCCGTCGAGTGGCTGGGCGGACGGCTCCAGCACCGGCGCGTCTTCCGCGGCACGGATGTCTTCGCCAACCTGTGCCTCGGCACTGCCCAGACGGTCTTCGCCGCCGTGAGCGCGGGCCTGCTCGCGGGCTCCTACGTCACCCTGTATTCGCTGCGCTTCTTCGACATCCCGTCCACGTCCGCGTGGGCATGGGTGGTGCTGCTGCTCGGCACCGACTTCTGCTACTACTGGTTCCACCGCGCCTCGCACCAGATCCACCTGTTCTGGGCCGCCCACGCTCCCCACCACCAGAGCGAGGACTTCAACCTGTCCGTCGCCCTGCGGCAGGGCCCCATCCAGCCCCTCTTCTCCCGCGTCTTCTACCTGCCACTGGCCCTGCTGGGTTTCCCCCCCGCCATGTTCGCCACCGCCGTGGCGCTCAACACGCTCTACCAGTTCTGGGTCCACACCGAACTCATCCGCACGCTCGGACCCCTGGAGTGGCTCTTCGTCACGCCCTCGCATCACCGCGTGCATCACGCCTGCAATGGCCGCTACCTCGACAAGAACCACGGCGGCATGTTGATCGTCTGGGACCGGATGTTCGGCACCTTCGAGGCCGAGCGTGAACGGGTGACGTACGGCACCGTCAAACCGGTGCGCACCTTCAACCCGCTCGTGGCCGCGCTGACCCCCTTCCGAGAACTCGCGGCCAGCATCCGGAGGACGCCCCGCTTCCTCGACAAGCTCAAGGTCGCGTTCATGCCCCCCGGGTGGACTCCGCCCGGCGTGGAGGCCACTCCCAGCGACGTTCCTCCGGATCGGCCCCGCTTCGAGGTGCACGCTCCCCACCGGGTGGCGCTCTATGTGTTGCTCGTGGGCAGCCTGTCACTGGCCCTCATCCTGGCGTTCCAGGTGCGGATCTCCGCCCTGTCTCCGGTCGTGCGGCTCGCGTTCGTGGCCTGGTTCCTCGCCTCGCTGGGAGGACTCGGGGGCGTGCTGGAGGGCCGGCGCTGGGCACGTCCCGTGGAAGCCCTGCGGCTCGTAACGGTGCCCTTCCTGATCGCAGCGCTCTGA